The Xanthomonas fragariae genome has a segment encoding these proteins:
- the lysS gene encoding lysine--tRNA ligase — translation MTEQTPAPQIPADENSLIAERRAKLGALRSQGIAYPNDFVREQFAGDLQAEFADAQTWTPEALEASERTVKMAGRLMAKRVMGKASFAQIQDESGRVQLFLQGSVLGDAYAAFKGWDVGDIVAVEGGLTRTKTGELSIKATALRLLTKSLRPLPDKWHGLSDVEQRYRQRYVDLIVTPEAREVFIKRSKIIRAIRAWLDARRFLEVETPMMHYIPGGATAKPFTTHHNALNLDLYLRVAPELYLKRLVVGGLERVYEINRNFRNEGVSTRHNPEFTMLELYEAYATYYEIMELTEQVIRDTAQSVLGATQVSWEGADIDLAPAFRRWRMDEAVRHHNPEISAADCTDREALLRHCDRLRIRVKPSYGWGKLLLEIFEATVEHTLVQPTFITDHPIEVSPLARSSDTEPGYTDRFELFINGKELANGFSELNDPEDQAARFQAQVQAKDGGDDEAMHYDADYIRALEYGMAPTGGLGIGIDRLVMLLTGSTSIRDVLLFPYMRPEA, via the coding sequence ATGACCGAGCAGACCCCCGCGCCGCAGATCCCCGCCGACGAGAACAGCCTCATCGCCGAGCGTCGCGCGAAACTGGGCGCGTTGCGCAGCCAGGGCATCGCCTATCCCAACGATTTCGTGCGCGAACAGTTCGCCGGCGATTTGCAGGCCGAATTCGCCGATGCCCAGACCTGGACCCCCGAGGCGCTGGAAGCCAGCGAACGCACAGTCAAGATGGCCGGCCGTTTGATGGCCAAGCGGGTGATGGGCAAGGCCAGCTTTGCGCAAATCCAGGACGAATCCGGACGCGTGCAACTGTTCTTGCAGGGCAGTGTGCTCGGCGATGCCTACGCTGCGTTCAAGGGTTGGGATGTGGGCGACATCGTGGCCGTGGAGGGTGGCTTGACCCGCACCAAGACCGGCGAACTGTCGATAAAGGCCACGGCGCTGCGGCTGCTGACCAAGTCGCTGCGCCCGCTGCCGGACAAGTGGCACGGGTTGTCGGACGTGGAGCAGCGTTATCGCCAGCGCTATGTCGATCTGATCGTGACCCCGGAAGCGCGCGAGGTCTTCATCAAGCGCTCCAAGATTATCCGTGCGATACGCGCCTGGCTGGATGCACGCCGTTTCCTGGAAGTGGAAACGCCGATGATGCATTACATCCCCGGCGGCGCCACCGCCAAGCCGTTCACCACTCACCACAACGCGCTGAATCTGGATCTGTACCTGCGCGTGGCCCCGGAGTTGTATCTCAAGCGCCTGGTCGTCGGTGGGCTGGAGCGTGTCTACGAGATCAACCGCAATTTCCGCAATGAAGGCGTGTCGACCCGGCACAACCCCGAGTTCACCATGCTTGAGCTCTACGAGGCGTATGCCACCTATTACGAGATCATGGAGCTGACCGAGCAGGTGATCCGCGACACCGCACAGTCGGTGCTCGGCGCCACTCAGGTGAGCTGGGAAGGTGCCGACATCGATTTGGCGCCGGCTTTCCGGCGCTGGCGTATGGATGAGGCCGTTCGGCATCACAATCCGGAGATCAGTGCGGCCGATTGCACCGATCGCGAGGCACTGCTGCGGCATTGCGATCGGCTGAGGATCCGGGTCAAGCCGTCGTACGGCTGGGGCAAGCTGTTGCTGGAAATCTTCGAAGCCACGGTGGAACACACCTTGGTGCAACCGACCTTCATTACCGACCATCCGATCGAAGTGTCGCCATTAGCGCGTTCCAGCGATACCGAGCCGGGTTACACCGATCGCTTCGAGCTTTTCATCAACGGCAAAGAGCTGGCCAACGGCTTCTCCGAGCTCAATGACCCCGAAGATCAGGCTGCGCGCTTCCAGGCGCAGGTGCAGGCCAAGGACGGTGGCGACGACGAAGCGATGCATTACGACGCCGACTACATCCGTGCGTTGGAGTACGGCATGGCGCCGACCGGCGGCTTGGGTATTGGCATCGACCGTCTGGTGATGCTGCTGACCGGCAGCACCTCGATACGCGACGTCCTGCTGTTCCCGTACATGCGTCCGGAAGCCTGA
- a CDS encoding HD-GYP domain-containing protein — protein sequence MQDVLGTPGGVSSTVRWESWSEKADLGLNIVIVDDQMSARTMLRHVIEDIAPELKVYDFGDPLDALAWCEAGRVDLLLLDYRMPGMDGLEFARRLRRLPSHRDIPIILITIVGDEPVRQAALEAGVIDFLVKPIRPRELRARCSNLLQLRQQSESVKQRALSLEQRLLASMNEVEERERETLSRLARAIEYRDSGTNAFLERMSHVAGLIAEQLGLPEEEVRIIEMAAPLHDMGKIAIPDSVLLKPGKLTEDEMSIMKRHPRIGYELLSGSQNRFIQVGALIALRHHERYDGTGYPDGLFGEAIPLEARIVAVADVFDALLSQRPYKEAWTMDAALAYLYAQRGRLFDPRCVDALLRGRAQLDQICGEFSTASARPGV from the coding sequence ATGCAGGATGTTTTAGGGACTCCGGGCGGCGTCTCGTCGACGGTTAGATGGGAAAGCTGGTCGGAAAAGGCGGATCTGGGATTGAACATCGTCATTGTCGATGACCAGATGTCTGCGCGGACGATGCTGCGCCATGTCATCGAGGACATTGCGCCGGAATTGAAGGTTTACGACTTCGGTGATCCGCTCGACGCGCTGGCGTGGTGCGAAGCCGGGCGCGTGGATCTGTTGCTGCTCGACTACCGCATGCCCGGCATGGATGGCCTGGAGTTCGCACGCCGTCTGCGCCGTCTGCCCAGCCACCGCGATATTCCGATCATCCTGATCACCATCGTCGGCGACGAGCCGGTTCGCCAGGCCGCATTGGAAGCCGGTGTTATCGATTTCCTGGTCAAGCCGATCCGCCCGCGCGAACTGCGCGCACGTTGCTCCAATCTGCTGCAGCTGCGTCAGCAGAGCGAGAGCGTCAAGCAACGCGCGCTGTCGTTGGAACAGCGACTGCTAGCCAGCATGAACGAGGTCGAAGAACGCGAACGCGAAACGCTGTCACGGCTGGCGCGCGCGATCGAATATCGGGACTCCGGTACCAACGCGTTTTTGGAGCGCATGTCGCATGTCGCTGGCCTGATCGCCGAGCAACTGGGGCTGCCGGAAGAAGAAGTGCGCATCATCGAGATGGCTGCACCGCTGCACGACATGGGCAAGATCGCCATTCCCGATTCGGTGCTGCTCAAGCCGGGCAAGCTCACCGAAGACGAGATGAGCATCATGAAGCGCCATCCGCGCATCGGCTATGAGCTGCTCAGCGGTAGCCAGAACCGTTTTATCCAGGTCGGTGCGTTGATCGCACTGCGTCACCATGAGCGCTACGACGGCACTGGCTATCCGGACGGCCTATTCGGCGAAGCGATTCCGCTGGAAGCGCGCATCGTGGCGGTGGCCGACGTGTTCGACGCCCTGCTGTCGCAGCGCCCGTACAAGGAGGCTTGGACGATGGATGCCGCGCTGGCCTATCTGTATGCACAACGCGGCCGCCTGTTCGACCCTCGCTGTGTGGACGCGCTGTTGCGTGGCCGCGCGCAGCTGGATCAGATCTGCGGGGAGTTCTCGACCGCATCGGCGCGGCCCGGGGTGTGA
- a CDS encoding RpfH protein, producing the protein MAARSWIRSAGSSRPHRRGPGCEVRVALGRLPDQLAKRTDSEHGQVSVRIAMILVIVAYSVRSAASQWQVVFRHQLHQLCWLIAIGQRVALLIAVWSVAMQNILYLSRTLGMLSDDGLVALAMTWLGAPIACLSVVLPWVRLGDGLHVGRQTLHTAIAMAASAYWQQQLGLAIALFSALIVIPMSLLCLLSEQANDPAAPHPVGDDDAASAHCRNPSSIDATARLRRL; encoded by the coding sequence GTGGCCGCGCGCAGCTGGATCAGATCTGCGGGGAGTTCTCGACCGCATCGGCGCGGCCCGGGGTGTGAGGTGAGGGTGGCGCTTGGTCGACTGCCTGATCAACTCGCCAAGCGTACCGACAGCGAGCACGGCCAGGTGTCGGTGCGCATCGCGATGATCTTGGTAATCGTCGCGTACAGCGTGCGGTCTGCTGCCAGCCAGTGGCAGGTCGTCTTCCGGCACCAATTGCATCAGCTGTGCTGGCTGATCGCGATCGGGCAGAGGGTGGCGCTGCTGATCGCTGTGTGGAGTGTTGCTATGCAAAATATATTATACCTGAGTCGCACGCTGGGGATGCTGTCGGACGACGGTCTGGTTGCGCTGGCGATGACCTGGCTGGGTGCGCCCATAGCCTGTCTGTCTGTCGTCCTGCCGTGGGTGAGGCTCGGCGATGGCTTGCACGTTGGTCGCCAGACCCTGCACACGGCCATCGCCATGGCCGCAAGTGCCTATTGGCAACAGCAGCTCGGGCTGGCGATCGCACTTTTCAGTGCGCTGATCGTCATTCCCATGTCATTGTTGTGCCTGCTGAGCGAACAGGCCAACGATCCTGCCGCGCCGCATCCCGTTGGCGACGACGACGCTGCGTCAGCGCACTGCCGAAATCCCTCATCCATCGACGCGACCGCACGTCTGAGGCGCCTATGA
- a CDS encoding ATP-binding protein, whose product MKSPLPWLKRRLSERADTEHKQNLIRIIITTLFISYLGWRYQHTHGDTLMATWFILVGELLVSLGLMMAILVRPQVSHVRRLIGMLLDYTCTGAIMAIQGEPASPLYAVCMWVTIGNGLRYGSNYLRAATAMGSLCFLGAILISPYWKANPYLSWGLWLGLIAVPLYFDSLLRAMTRAVREARHANQAKSRFLANMSHEFRTPLNGLSGMTEVLATTRLDAEQRECLNTIQASSRTLLSLVEEVLDISAIEAGKIRIEHRDFSLCELIDSVNMILQPQSRARGLEYVTQVGTDVPDVLKGDTSHVRQVLLNILGNAVKFTEYGHVLLRITRMSGGKGKTVRLRFVVEDTGIGVPMDMRSRLFEAFEQADVGLSRRYEGTGLGTTIAKGLVEAMGGSIGFKESQSGGSVFWFELPFAIGEPVQTAKTALARVPTGALLDTSDELEASNVIAFSNPFLRHRARVRSMRMLVADDHEANRMVLQRLLEKAGHKVLCVNGGEQVLDAMAEEDFDAVIVDLHMPGMNGLDMLKHLRVMHASGMRYTPVVVLSADVTPEAIRSCEQAGARAFLAKPVVAAKLLDTLADLALSTRPLATPAASVQIPAGFEGVLDFSVLDELASLGMGDEFERQFVRQCLEDAQNCIDAIERAGTRSEWEQLRESSHALRGVASNLGLAQVAANGAELMRMADRQLQSEWRQRLSALREQLTSGKDALDARMQRVGHGERSPQSSE is encoded by the coding sequence ATGAAGTCTCCATTGCCATGGTTGAAGCGGCGCCTCTCGGAGCGGGCGGATACGGAACACAAGCAAAATCTGATCCGTATCATCATCACTACATTGTTTATTTCCTACCTGGGCTGGCGCTATCAGCACACCCATGGCGACACGCTGATGGCCACCTGGTTCATTCTGGTCGGTGAGCTGTTGGTGTCGCTGGGCCTGATGATGGCAATCCTGGTGCGGCCGCAGGTGTCGCATGTGCGGCGACTGATCGGCATGCTGCTGGATTACACCTGCACCGGCGCGATCATGGCGATCCAGGGCGAACCGGCGTCGCCGCTGTACGCGGTCTGCATGTGGGTGACTATCGGTAACGGGCTGCGTTACGGCAGCAACTACCTGCGTGCCGCCACTGCCATGGGCAGCCTGTGTTTTCTCGGCGCCATCCTGATTTCGCCCTATTGGAAGGCCAATCCCTACTTGAGCTGGGGCTTGTGGCTGGGCCTGATCGCAGTGCCGCTTTACTTCGATTCGTTGCTGCGCGCAATGACGCGGGCAGTGCGCGAGGCGCGGCATGCCAACCAGGCCAAGAGTCGCTTCCTGGCCAATATGAGTCATGAGTTCCGCACGCCGCTCAACGGTCTGTCGGGCATGACCGAAGTATTGGCGACCACGCGCCTGGACGCGGAGCAGAGGGAGTGCCTCAACACCATCCAGGCTTCTTCGCGCACGCTGCTGTCGCTGGTCGAAGAGGTGCTGGACATCTCAGCGATCGAGGCCGGCAAGATCCGCATCGAGCATCGCGACTTCTCGCTGTGCGAGCTGATCGACTCGGTCAACATGATCTTGCAGCCCCAGTCCAGGGCGCGGGGGCTGGAGTACGTCACCCAGGTCGGCACCGACGTACCGGATGTGCTGAAGGGCGATACCAGCCATGTGCGTCAGGTGCTGCTGAATATCCTCGGCAATGCGGTCAAATTCACCGAATACGGGCATGTGCTGCTGCGGATCACCAGGATGTCCGGCGGTAAGGGCAAGACGGTACGGCTGCGCTTCGTGGTGGAAGATACCGGTATCGGCGTGCCGATGGACATGCGGTCGCGGTTGTTCGAAGCCTTCGAGCAGGCTGATGTCGGCTTGTCGCGTCGTTACGAAGGAACCGGGCTGGGCACCACGATCGCCAAGGGTCTGGTCGAGGCGATGGGCGGCAGCATCGGCTTCAAGGAAAGTCAGTCTGGCGGCAGTGTGTTCTGGTTCGAGCTACCGTTTGCAATCGGTGAACCGGTGCAGACGGCAAAGACGGCGCTGGCGCGTGTGCCGACCGGTGCGCTGCTGGACACGTCCGACGAGTTGGAGGCCTCCAACGTCATCGCTTTCTCCAACCCGTTCCTGCGTCACCGCGCGCGCGTGCGCAGCATGCGCATGCTGGTGGCCGACGACCACGAAGCCAACCGCATGGTGTTGCAGCGCCTGCTGGAAAAGGCCGGACACAAGGTTCTTTGCGTCAATGGCGGCGAACAGGTGCTGGATGCGATGGCCGAGGAGGATTTCGATGCGGTGATCGTGGATCTGCATATGCCGGGCATGAACGGACTGGACATGCTCAAGCACTTGCGCGTGATGCACGCCAGCGGCATGCGGTACACCCCGGTGGTCGTGCTTAGCGCCGATGTCACGCCGGAAGCGATTCGCAGTTGCGAACAGGCGGGCGCACGCGCGTTTCTGGCTAAACCGGTAGTGGCTGCCAAACTGCTGGATACCCTGGCGGATCTGGCCCTCAGCACACGGCCGCTGGCCACGCCGGCGGCCAGCGTACAGATTCCTGCCGGCTTCGAGGGTGTGCTCGATTTCAGCGTGCTCGATGAACTTGCGTCACTTGGGATGGGCGACGAGTTCGAACGTCAATTCGTGCGGCAATGCCTGGAAGATGCGCAGAACTGCATCGACGCAATCGAGCGCGCCGGCACTCGTTCGGAGTGGGAGCAGTTGCGCGAAAGCTCGCATGCGCTGCGTGGGGTCGCCAGCAACCTGGGCCTGGCCCAGGTCGCTGCCAATGGCGCTGAGCTGATGCGCATGGCCGACCGGCAATTGCAGTCGGAATGGCGACAGCGGCTGTCTGCGTTGCGCGAGCAATTGACGTCCGGAAAGGACGCACTTGACGCACGTATGCAGCGTGTCGGGCACGGCGAGCGCTCCCCGCAGAGTAGCGAATAA
- a CDS encoding crotonase/enoyl-CoA hydratase family protein, with protein sequence MSAVQPFIRTNVGSTLRIIEEPQREVYWIHMHADLAVNPGRACFSSRLVDDITGYQVNLGRRLNCAGVLSPHVVLASDSDVFNLGGDLALFCQLIRKGDRASLLDYAQRCVRGVHAFHVGLGAGAHSIALVQGNALGGGFEAALSCNTIVAEEGVMMGLPEVLFDLFPGMGAYSFMCQRVSPQLAQKIMLEGNLYSAEDLLGMGLVDLVVPRGQGVAAVEQVIRESKRTPHAWAAMQKMREMTTAVPLQEMMRITEIWVDTAMQLGEKSLRTMGRLLRAQSRRSGRDAI encoded by the coding sequence ATGTCTGCAGTTCAACCTTTCATTCGCACCAACGTCGGCTCAACCCTGCGCATCATCGAAGAACCGCAGCGTGAGGTGTACTGGATCCACATGCATGCCGACCTGGCCGTCAATCCGGGACGTGCCTGCTTCTCATCGCGCCTGGTCGACGACATCACCGGCTATCAGGTCAACCTGGGGCGGCGCTTGAACTGCGCCGGCGTACTGTCTCCGCACGTGGTGCTGGCCTCGGACAGCGATGTGTTCAATCTGGGTGGCGATCTGGCATTGTTTTGCCAGCTGATCCGCAAAGGCGACCGTGCGAGCCTGCTGGATTATGCGCAGCGCTGCGTGCGTGGCGTGCATGCCTTCCATGTCGGCCTCGGGGCCGGCGCGCACAGCATCGCGTTGGTCCAGGGAAATGCGCTCGGCGGCGGTTTCGAGGCGGCACTGAGCTGCAACACCATCGTCGCAGAGGAAGGCGTGATGATGGGCTTGCCCGAGGTGTTGTTCGATCTGTTCCCTGGCATGGGTGCCTACTCCTTCATGTGCCAGCGCGTCAGCCCACAACTGGCCCAAAAGATCATGCTCGAAGGCAATCTGTATTCGGCCGAAGATCTGCTGGGGATGGGCCTGGTCGATCTCGTCGTACCGCGTGGTCAGGGTGTGGCTGCGGTGGAACAGGTGATCCGCGAGAGCAAGCGCACCCCGCACGCGTGGGCGGCGATGCAGAAAATGCGTGAAATGACCACCGCCGTGCCGCTTCAGGAAATGATGCGCATCACCGAAATCTGGGTTGACACTGCGATGCAGCTCGGCGAAAAATCGCTGCGCACCATGGGCCGCCTGCTACGCGCGCAGTCACGCCGTTCTGGACGCGACGCAATCTGA
- a CDS encoding long-chain fatty acid--CoA ligase: MNQQARPWLQSYPSGVAAEIDLEQFRTVTEVFATSVARFADRPAYHSFGKTITYRQADQVAEQFAAYLLGELHLKKGDRVALMMPNCLQYPIATFGILRAGLTVVNVNPLYTPRELKHQLVDSGATVLVVIDNFGTTVQQVIADTPVKQVITTGLGDMLGFPKAAVVNFVVKYVKKLVPEYRLKGAVRFREALALGRKHTVPTLQIEPDDIAFLQYTGGTTGVAKGAMLTHRNLVANMQQAHQWLAGTGKLEEGNEVVITALPLYHIFALTANGLVFMKIGGCNHLISNPRDMPGFVKELKKTRFTAFTGVNTLFNGLLNTPGFDQVDFSTLKMTLGGGMAVQRSVAERWKKVTGLTLVEAYGLTETSPAACINPMDLKDYNGSIGLPIPSTDACIKDDAGAVLPQGEIGELCIKGPQVMKGYWKKPEETAKVMDAEGWLHTGDIARMDEQGFVYIVDRKKDMILVSGFNVYPNEIEDVIAELPGVLEVAAVGVPDERSGEIVKAVVVKKDPALTAEDVKAYCRANLTGYKQPRVIEFRKELPKTNVGKILRRELRDAPKE; this comes from the coding sequence ATGAATCAGCAGGCACGTCCTTGGTTGCAAAGCTATCCGTCCGGCGTCGCCGCCGAGATCGATCTGGAGCAGTTCCGCACCGTGACAGAGGTGTTCGCCACCTCGGTCGCGCGTTTTGCCGACCGCCCCGCGTACCACAGCTTCGGCAAGACCATTACCTATCGCCAAGCGGATCAGGTGGCCGAGCAATTCGCCGCGTATCTGCTCGGCGAACTGCATTTGAAGAAAGGCGACCGCGTCGCTTTGATGATGCCCAACTGCCTGCAATATCCGATCGCCACGTTCGGCATTTTGCGTGCCGGCTTGACCGTGGTGAACGTCAATCCGCTCTACACCCCGCGCGAGCTAAAGCATCAGCTGGTCGACTCCGGCGCCACTGTGCTGGTGGTCATCGACAACTTCGGCACTACCGTGCAGCAAGTCATTGCCGACACGCCGGTCAAGCAGGTGATCACCACCGGCCTGGGCGACATGCTCGGGTTCCCCAAAGCGGCCGTGGTCAACTTCGTCGTCAAGTACGTCAAGAAGCTGGTGCCGGAATACCGCCTCAAGGGCGCAGTCCGTTTTCGTGAAGCGCTCGCACTGGGCCGCAAGCACACGGTGCCGACGCTGCAGATCGAGCCCGACGACATCGCTTTTCTGCAATACACCGGGGGCACCACCGGTGTGGCCAAAGGCGCGATGCTGACGCACCGCAATCTGGTGGCCAACATGCAACAGGCGCACCAGTGGCTCGCGGGCACTGGCAAGTTGGAAGAAGGCAACGAGGTGGTGATCACCGCGCTGCCGCTGTATCACATCTTCGCGTTGACGGCGAATGGCCTGGTCTTCATGAAGATCGGCGGCTGCAATCATCTGATCAGCAACCCGCGCGACATGCCGGGCTTCGTCAAGGAACTGAAGAAGACACGCTTCACTGCCTTCACCGGCGTCAACACCTTGTTCAATGGCTTGCTCAATACGCCGGGGTTCGACCAGGTCGATTTCTCCACGCTCAAGATGACCCTCGGCGGCGGCATGGCGGTGCAACGTTCGGTCGCCGAACGCTGGAAGAAGGTCACCGGCCTGACCCTGGTCGAGGCCTACGGCCTGACCGAGACTTCGCCGGCCGCCTGCATCAACCCGATGGATCTGAAGGACTACAACGGCTCGATCGGCCTGCCGATTCCGTCCACCGATGCCTGCATCAAGGACGACGCCGGCGCCGTGCTGCCGCAGGGCGAAATCGGCGAGCTGTGCATCAAGGGTCCGCAGGTGATGAAGGGCTATTGGAAGAAGCCCGAAGAAACCGCCAAGGTCATGGACGCCGAGGGCTGGCTGCACACCGGCGATATCGCACGCATGGACGAACAAGGCTTCGTTTACATCGTCGATCGCAAGAAGGATATGATCCTGGTGTCCGGCTTCAACGTGTATCCCAACGAGATCGAAGACGTGATCGCCGAGTTGCCCGGCGTGCTGGAAGTCGCTGCCGTGGGCGTACCGGACGAAAGATCCGGCGAGATCGTCAAGGCCGTGGTCGTAAAGAAGGACCCGGCCCTGACCGCCGAGGATGTGAAGGCGTACTGCCGCGCCAACCTGACCGGTTACAAGCAGCCGCGAGTGATCGAATTCCGCAAGGAACTACCGAAAACCAACGTCGGCAAGATCCTGCGCCGCGAATTGCGGGATGCGCCCAAGGAGTAA
- the acnA gene encoding aconitate hydratase AcnA, whose protein sequence is MSDSFSTRTSLEVHGKRYAYYSLPKLGERFDIGHLPYSMKILLENLLRHEDGGVTVGKDHIGAVAKWDPKAEPDIEIAFMPARVVLQDFTGVPCVVDLAAMRDAVVKLGGNADQINPQIPSELVIDHSVQVDVFGKPDALDLNGKIEFQRNQERYGFLRWGQKAFENFKVVPPNTGIVHQVNLENLARVVMSADQDGTRIAYPDTVFGTDSHTTMINGIGVLGWGVGGIEAEAAMLGQPSSMLIPQVVGFKLSGKMPEGATATDLVLTVTQMLRQAGVVGKFVEFYGEGLQHLPLADRATIGNMAPEYGATCGIFPVDEESLTYLRLSGRSEEQIALVEAYAKAQGLWHDANTPPAHYSATLELDMGEVKPSLAGPKRPQDRVLLEDMQANVRESLKPFVEARSKRITDLKQEDRLKNEGGGGTAVGAKASQAKSADDSGAGWRLRDGSVVIAAITSCTNTSNPAVMLGAGLLARNAAARGLKAQPWVKTSLGPGSRVVTDYLTKAGVMADLEELGFYVVGYGCTTCIGNSGPLPEDVSAAIAKDDLVVASVLSGNRNFEGRVHPEVKMNYLASPPLVVAYAIAGTTDIDLTTEPLGTGSDGQPVYLREIWPSNKEIGDKIAATVGPEMFKQNYADVFKGDSRWNTIASPDGALYEWDAASTYIKNPPYFDGMTMQVGHVDDVHGARIMGLFGDSITTDHISPAGNIKKDSPAGRFLQERGVQPADFNSYGSRRGNDDVMVRGTFANIRIKNLMFGGEEGGNTLYYGKQGAAPEKLAIYDAAVKYKADGVPLVVLAGKEYGTGSSRDWAAKGTNLLGVKAVIAESFERIHRSNLVGMGVLPLQFFENENAQTLGLDGSEVLDITGLQDGASRRATVDAKKSDGSVTQFQVKVLLLTPKEVEYFKHGGLLQYVLRQLAARKAA, encoded by the coding sequence ATGAGCGATTCTTTTTCCACCCGCACCTCGCTTGAGGTCCACGGCAAGCGCTACGCGTACTACAGCCTGCCGAAGCTGGGCGAGCGCTTCGATATCGGCCATCTGCCCTATTCGATGAAGATCCTGCTGGAGAACCTGCTCCGGCACGAGGACGGCGGTGTCACCGTCGGCAAGGACCATATCGGAGCAGTCGCCAAGTGGGACCCAAAGGCCGAGCCCGATATCGAAATCGCCTTCATGCCGGCACGCGTGGTGCTGCAGGATTTCACCGGCGTGCCCTGCGTGGTCGATCTGGCTGCGATGCGCGATGCAGTGGTCAAGTTGGGTGGCAACGCCGACCAGATCAACCCGCAGATTCCGTCCGAACTGGTCATCGACCACTCGGTGCAGGTGGATGTGTTCGGCAAGCCCGATGCGCTCGACCTCAACGGCAAGATCGAATTCCAGCGCAACCAGGAACGCTACGGCTTCCTGCGCTGGGGTCAGAAGGCGTTCGAAAACTTCAAGGTGGTGCCGCCCAATACCGGCATCGTCCATCAGGTGAACCTGGAAAACCTGGCGCGCGTGGTCATGAGCGCGGACCAGGACGGTACCCGGATCGCCTACCCGGACACCGTGTTCGGCACTGACAGCCACACCACCATGATCAACGGCATTGGCGTGCTGGGCTGGGGCGTGGGGGGAATTGAGGCCGAGGCCGCGATGCTGGGCCAGCCTTCGTCCATGCTGATTCCGCAGGTGGTCGGCTTCAAGTTGAGCGGCAAGATGCCCGAAGGCGCCACCGCCACCGATCTGGTGCTCACCGTCACCCAGATGCTGCGCCAGGCCGGCGTGGTCGGCAAGTTCGTCGAGTTCTATGGCGAAGGCTTGCAGCATCTGCCGCTGGCCGACCGCGCCACCATCGGCAACATGGCACCGGAATACGGCGCCACCTGCGGCATCTTCCCGGTCGACGAAGAATCGCTGACCTATCTGCGCCTGTCCGGCCGCAGCGAAGAGCAGATCGCGCTGGTCGAGGCTTATGCAAAGGCACAGGGTCTGTGGCACGACGCCAACACCCCGCCAGCGCACTACAGCGCCACGCTGGAGCTGGACATGGGCGAGGTCAAGCCCTCGCTGGCCGGCCCCAAGCGTCCGCAGGATCGCGTGTTGCTGGAAGACATGCAGGCCAACGTCCGCGAAAGTCTCAAGCCGTTCGTCGAGGCGCGCAGCAAGCGCATCACCGATCTCAAGCAGGAAGACCGCCTGAAGAACGAAGGCGGCGGCGGCACTGCAGTGGGCGCCAAGGCTTCGCAGGCGAAAAGCGCCGACGACAGCGGTGCCGGCTGGCGGCTGCGCGATGGCTCGGTGGTGATCGCCGCGATCACCTCGTGCACCAATACCTCCAATCCGGCCGTGATGCTGGGCGCCGGCCTGCTCGCACGCAATGCGGCGGCCAGGGGCCTGAAGGCGCAGCCGTGGGTGAAGACCTCGCTCGGTCCGGGCTCGCGCGTGGTCACCGATTATCTGACCAAGGCCGGCGTGATGGCCGATCTAGAAGAGCTCGGTTTCTACGTGGTCGGCTACGGCTGCACCACCTGCATCGGCAATTCCGGCCCACTGCCGGAAGACGTGTCTGCCGCAATCGCCAAGGACGATCTGGTGGTCGCCTCGGTGTTGTCGGGCAACCGCAACTTCGAGGGCCGCGTGCACCCCGAAGTAAAGATGAACTATCTCGCCTCGCCGCCGCTGGTAGTGGCCTATGCAATCGCCGGCACCACCGACATCGACCTCACCACTGAGCCGCTCGGCACCGGCAGTGATGGACAGCCGGTCTACCTGCGCGAGATCTGGCCGAGCAACAAGGAAATCGGCGACAAAATCGCGGCCACCGTTGGCCCGGAGATGTTCAAGCAGAACTATGCCGACGTGTTCAAGGGCGATTCGCGCTGGAACACCATCGCCTCGCCGGATGGCGCGCTGTACGAATGGGATGCGGCCTCTACCTACATCAAGAACCCGCCCTACTTCGACGGCATGACCATGCAGGTCGGCCATGTGGATGACGTGCATGGCGCGCGCATCATGGGCTTGTTCGGCGACTCGATCACCACCGACCACATTTCGCCGGCCGGCAATATCAAGAAGGATTCGCCAGCAGGCCGTTTCCTGCAGGAACGCGGCGTGCAGCCGGCCGACTTCAACAGCTACGGCAGCCGCCGCGGCAACGACGATGTGATGGTGCGCGGCACCTTCGCCAACATCCGCATCAAGAACCTGATGTTCGGCGGCGAAGAAGGCGGCAACACGCTGTATTACGGTAAGCAAGGCGCTGCGCCGGAAAAGTTGGCGATCTACGATGCCGCAGTGAAGTACAAGGCCGATGGCGTGCCGTTGGTGGTGCTGGCCGGTAAGGAATACGGCACCGGCTCCTCGCGTGACTGGGCGGCAAAGGGCACCAACCTGCTCGGCGTCAAAGCCGTGATCGCCGAAAGCTTCGAGCGTATCCACCGCTCCAATCTGGTCGGCATGGGCGTGCTGCCGTTGCAGTTCTTCGAAAACGAAAACGCGCAGACCCTGGGCCTGGATGGCTCGGAAGTGCTGGACATCACCGGCCTGCAGGACGGTGCCAGCCGCCGCGCCACGGTCGATGCAAAGAAATCCGACGGCAGCGTCACGCAATTCCAGGTCAAGGTGCTGCTGCTGACGCCCAAGGAAGTGGAATACTTCAAGCACGGCGGTCTGCTGCAATACGTGCTGCGCCAACTGGCCGCGCGCAAGGCGGCCTGA